The Natribaculum luteum genome contains the following window.
ACTGCGGCGGCGAACGAACGTTCTACCGTGCCGCGAGCACGACGCTTCACCTCGGCGAGAAGGTGAAGTGGCACTGCCCCGACTGCGACTACGGGTTCGTCCAGATCGACGGGATCGACTCGAGTGCGAGCGCCTGATCCGGCTCGCACGTCGTCGCGTCTGTTTCTCCGATCGACGTCGTCGTTTGAGGGATACTGCCGGCTCCGTCTCGAGCGGCTTCCGTTCACTGTTTACCGGAGCGGAGGGGATTGCGTCGATCCTCGCCGAACGTCGTCGAAGCGTCGTTCGCTCACAGATACGGCCGGAGAAGGTCTCCGTCGTGCAGGTCCTCTGGAAGGGTCTCGAACCACCGTGCCGCCGATATTTCGTCGTCGGTCACCCCCAGCTGTGAGGAGTCGGGTATTTCTCCCTCCGCCGAGGCCGAGTAGATCACGTATCGTGCCGAAAACTGTTCGTTTCCGTCGCGTTCGGAGACGTAGGTCTGGTCGAGGACGACGAGCGGGGACTCGATAGCGGCGTCCAGTCCCGTTTCTTCACGAACTTCCCGTCGAGCGGCGTCGGATGGACGTTCGTCCGGTTCGACCCCACCGCCGGGTAAGAACCACCCGTTCGTCCAGCTGTTCTCGACGAGCGCGATGCGGCCGCTGGCATCTCGCACTCGAGCCGCCGCCGCAAGTCCCGTCCCGTCAGTCGCCCACTCCCGAAGGGACTCGAGTTTCGATACCGGAAGTCGAAGCGTTTGCTGTACGCGTGGGGTTTCGGGAGCGATCCGGTGGGGGTGGGACATCGATCTCGTGCTACGAGGACCGATCCTAAATATTCTCTTCCGTACAGGGTAGCGTCGAGTCGCACACTCTCCCAGCCGTGAGATGCTGCTCGAGTCGCCGATCGACCGATTGCCGGGGTATGCCCGACTTGGGTCTCAGTCGATAAACCGCATACCGAGATACGCAGTTTGGGAGCTGCCGCGCGAAACCGACCTCCGACGCCGACCGCTCACTCCTCCTCGAGTGCCTGCCAGGACAGCCGGGGGTTGCGCGCGGCGCTGGTCTGGTCGATCCGGCGGGCAGAGGACCGTTCCGGCGCGGTCTCGAGCGTCTCGTCGTCCTCGCCTGCGACGGCGTTGAACGCCGCGGCGAGCTGGTCGAGCGTCTCTTTGCTCTCGACTTCCGTGGGTTCGGTCATCAGCGCCTCGGGGACGATCTCGGGCCACTTCGTCGTCGGCGGGTGGACGCCGTAGTCGAGCATCCGTTTGGCGACGTCGGCGGCGTCCTGGTCGCCGGCGCTGGCGACGAACTCGTGGTGGAACGGCTCGTATGGCACGTCGTACTCGATCTGGCTCGCGAGGTAGTTCGCGTTGAGGACGGCCTTCGCGCTGGCGTCGGTCAGCCCCTCGTCACCGAGGCGAGCGATGTAGGCGAACGTCTTCACGAGGACGAGCCAGTTGCCCTGGAAGCCGTGGACGTGGCCGATGGTGTGCTCGGGTTCGAACAGTTCGTACTCGGTCGCCGTCTTCCGGACGCGCGGTGCGGGGAGAAACGGCGCGAGGTCGTCGACGACGCCGACCGGCCCCGCTCCGGGTCCGCCGCCGCCGTGGGGCGTCGCGAACGTCTTGTGGACGTTGTAGTGCATCACGTCGAAGCCCATGTCGCCGGGGCGGGCCCGCCCGAGCAGGGCGTTCAGGTTCGCCCCGTCGTAGTAGAGCAGGCCGCCGACGTCGTGGACCATCTCGGCGATCTCGACGATGTCGCGCTCGAACAGCCCCAGCGTGTTGGGGTTGGTTAGCATGAGTGCCGCCGTATTTTCGGAGAGGGCGGCCTCGAGCGCCTCGAGGTCGACCCGACCGCCCTCGTCGCTGGGCAACGAGATGACGTCGTAGCCGGCCAGGGCGGCCGTCGCGAAGTTCGTCCCGTGGGCGCTCTCGGGAACGATCACCTCGTTTCGGTGGTCCTCCCCGTTGTGTTCGTGATAGGCCGCCGCGACACGGATCCCGGTGAACTCGCCCGCGGCACCGGCGGGCGGCTGAAGCGTCACGGCGTCCATCCCGCCGATTCGGCCGAGGTAGTCCTGCAGCCGGTAGCAGAGCTCGAGGGTGCCCTGGAGCGATCGTTCGGAGCGGTCGGGGTGGACCGCCCCTGACGGCAGGGCCGCGACGTCCTCGGTGAACTTCGGGTTGTACTTCATCGTACACGACCCGAGCGGATACGGCCCGCTGTCGATTCCGTAGGTCATCTGGGAGAGCCGGGTGTAGTGGCGAGCGAGCTCTGGCTCCGAGAGTTCGGGTAACTCGAGGGAGTCGCGCGTGAGATCGTCGGGAAGCGGCGAGTCGTCTTCGTCGATCTGGACGCGGGTCCGGTCTTTCTCCGACAGGAGCGGTTCGTACTGCCCGTCGTCCGTCCAGCGCGCCTGGTCGTATCGCGTTCGATCGCCCGTCATCGTGCCACCTCCGTCAGGTCCTCGACGAACGCATCGACCGTCGCGTCGGAGACGCCGGTGACGCAGAGTTGAATCTCGTGGTCGCCGACGACGTGAACCGCGTAGCCCAGGTTCTCGAGGTCGTCCGCGATCGCCCGGGCTGGCTGGTCGACGTGTGCGACGAACTCCCGGAAGTGTCGGCGGTCGTGGACCGGCGCGGTGACGCCGACGATGTCGTCGACGCGTGCCGCCAGCTCCTCGGCTCTCGTCACCCCACGTTTCGCGAGGTCGACGAGTCCCGACGGACCTAGCGCCGCGGCGTGCATCGCCGACCGGAGGGCGACCCACGCCTGGTTCGTACAGATGTTACTCGTGGCTCGCTCGCGGCGAATGTGCTGTTCGCGGGTCTGGAGCGTCAGCGTGTAGGCCCGGCGGTCGGTCGCGTCTTCACTCGCGCCGACGAGTCGGCCGGGAACCTGCCTGAGGTACTGCTCGCGGGTAGCGAACAGTCCGAGCCCCATCCCGTAGCTCGTCGGCAGTCCGAGGACGCTGGCGTCGCCGACGACGACGTCCGCGCCGACGTCTGCGGGCCGCTGGAGCAGCGACAGCGCCACCGGGTCCGAGCCGAGGACGAACAGCGCGTTCGCGTCGGTCGCGAGTTTGCCGATCGCCGCGAGGTTCTCCTCGATCGCGCCGCGGACGGTCGGGTTCTCCGCGTAGACCATCACGACGTCCTCGTCGATTTCCCCGGCGAGGGCGTCGACGTCGGCGGTGGCGTCGTCGGTCGGGTACGTCTCGACCGAGAGGTCCGTGCCGGCGACGTAGTTCTCGAGCGTGCTCCGTCGCCCCTCGAGCAGGAGGTCGGGAACGAGCACCCGGTGGCCGTCCGTGTCGCGAACCCTATCTGCGAGCGTCGCCGCCTCGCCGAGGGCGGTTGCCGCGTCGTACATCGAGCAGTTTGCGACCTCGAGGCCGGTCAGTTCGACCAGCAGCGACTGATACTCGAAAAGCGCCTGCAGGAAGCCCTGCGAGGCCTCCGGCTGGTACTGGGTGTAGGAGGTGAGAAACTCGGCGCGATCAGAGAGGTGATCGACCAGCGACGGTACGTAGTAGCCGTAGTGGCCGCGTCCGAGCAGTTCGGTCAGGTCCTCGTTCTTCTCGAGGATTCCCTCGACCAGCTCGCGCGTCTCTGCTTCGGTTCTGGCGTCGATACCGAACTCGCCGTCGAACCGTACGTCCCCCGGGATGTCGAAGAGGTCGTCGACCGAGTCGACGTCGACCGCCTCGAGCATCGCCGCGGTGTCGTCGTCCGTGTGGGGTGCGTATGGACTCCCCGTCGTGTGTGATCCGTGCATAGTTAGCAGTGGTCTCGGTCGAGTGATCCGTTCGATCCTCGCCCACGCCGATCGCTGCGTTCGATCCGAGACACGATACTCACATCTAGTGGACAGGGGATAATGAACGCACTCGTTTCGGCCATCCACGGCCAGCGGGTCGTTCGAGGGCGACTACGAGTCTGACCCGGCGGCACCCGCGTCGGTCGATGGTTCGGTTCTGGCGGCCGCGTCCGCGACACTCGAGTCAGTCCCGGCTCCCCGTTCGGTGCGCTCTCGAGCGAAGAGGTCGAGCGTGATCTTCGCGCTGCCGACGACGACGGGGCCGACGAACAGCCCCACGGCACCGAACGCGATGAGGCCGCCGAAGATGCCGACGACGACGATCGCGGAGTTGAAGGCGCTCGTCTGGCCGATGAGCGCGGGACGAAGGTAGGTGTCCGAAACGGTGACGAGCAGGCCGTAGGCGACGAGCGCCACCGCAGCGACGGGGCGGCTGACCGCGACCAGGTAGATCGATGCGGGGAGCCAGACGCCGAACGCGCCGACGAGCGGGAGGAGGGTGAGTACGAAGGTCAGGACGGTGAGCAACACAACGGCGGGGATGCCAAGGACGAACAGTCCGGCACCGAGCATGCCCGCCTGGATGGCCGCGACGACAACGTTGCTGACGACCGACGCCTGCATGAGCCGGTCCAGTCTCGCGAACAGTTCCTGCTGGACCTCGTCGTCGATCGGCATCACGTGGTACAGCCACTCGAGGAGTCGGTCGGCGTCCCGTAACAGTGCGAAGCAGACGAATAGCGTGATGGTCAACCCGATCGCGATCCCCGGCAATCCACCGACGACGTCGATCACACCTCTCGCGACTCGCTCGACGCCGGTCGTGATCGAACCCTGATACGACTCGTACATGGCTGTGAGATCGACTGCGTAGCCGTTGGCCGCAAGCTCCCGTTCGACCATCTCGAGATCGAGGTTCCCCTCCTGGACGGCGCTTACGAGCTGGGTCGACTGCTGGAGTGCAACTCTGAGAACGTAGACGAGTGGGGCGAGGATGACGAGCACTGCAGCGACGACGAGGGCGAACGCCGCGATCGTCGACCGGACGTACTCCTCGAGTCGTCGCTGTGCGGGCAGCAGGATATACGCGAGGACGCCACCGAAGAGGACGTACTGCAGGTACGGCAAGGCGACGAAGAGCGCGAGAGCGGCGCTGAGCAAGGCGAGAGCCGTCAGGGCTGGCTGCTCGACGACCCATCTCGGCGGTTCGGGGGAATCTGTCACGGCCCTAGCTGCGACGGCTCGACGGATTAGTCTACGGCTTTAACGGACGGGGAGAACCAGAAGGAGAGAGAGAAGATCGACGATCGCTCGAGTAAGGCGTCGAAGCCGGATCGTCAGTCGACGTAGCGGTACTTTCGCTCGCCCATCCGGCCCCAGCCGTCGAAGACGAACTCGCCGTCGGGTGCCGTGCGCGGTTCGATGTCGACGTCCATCTCGTGGTTGTGCGCGTCGTGGATCTCCTCGTAGTCCTCCCACGTGAGTTCGTACCGGGCCTCGAGCTGTTCGTCGACGTTCAACGAAGCGATCTCGTCCTTCCAGCCGTCCTGGACCGTCTCGGCGTGGATCTCGGCCTGTGCGCCGCTGCCGTAGGAGCCGACGATGAACTGCTCGCCCGTGACGTCTTCACCGTTCTCGAGGGCGTGTTTCAACGCGCTCACGCGGGCGACGTGGACCGAGCCGGTGTACCAGTTGCCGACCTCGCGGGAAATCGTCAGCGTGGGGTCGATGGTCCGTGCGTACCACTCCTGGTACCGATCGGTCCCCTTCAGCGCGTCCATGTACTCCCGGAGGGCGTCGTGGAACCCCTCGTCGTCGTCGAACGCCTCGGCACGGGGCTGGCGACCGATCTCCTCGGCGAGTTCCTCCTCGATTGCCGTGTCACGGGTCATGTGTCGGTAGCCGAGTAGCGCGGCCTTCCGAACCATCCCCGGGAACGGCGTGTGGAACGGGATGAACGCGAAGTCGTCGGGGTGGGTGTCGCCAGCGACGCTCTCGTAATCTTCGAGTGCCTCGCGCATGCGGGCGAGGTAGACCTGCACCGAGCGCTTGCCGTCGACGCTCGGGAACTGCTGGTTGGGTTTGAGAAAGTCCGTCTCGTCGGCCGAGCCGTAGCCCTGCTCGATCGAGAGCTCGACCAGCGACGGATCCTCGGTAATGTACATCGCGATCGCACCTGCACCCTGGGTGGCCTCGCCGGCGTCGCCGCGAGCGTACAGCGCCGTATCGGTCGCGATCACGAGCGCGCCGCGACCGCGGTTTCGTCCCGCGCGGATCCAGTTACACGCGTCGTCCAGACTCTGGGTCCCTGCGATACACGCGAACTTGCGCTCGCCTTTGTTCGCGTGGTGGAAGTCGCCGTCGAACACCTCCTCGAGACAGCCTGCGACGTACGTCGAAACCGGTTTCGAGTTGTCGAAGGCGCTCTCGGTCGCGACGTCGATCCGCCCGACGTCGTCCGGTTCCAGCCCCTTTCGGTCCATCAGCCGATAGGCGGCGTTCGCCGCCATCGTGACGATGTCCTCGTAACTGTCGGGAAACGAACTCGCGTTCAGACCCAGCCCCTTCGTGTACTTCTCCGGATCTTCGCCCTTCTGTGGTGCGAACGTCCCCGGCAAGTCGAGTTTGAGATTTCCGGTCCAGATTTCGACGGCCTCGATTCCGACAGTTGTCATGGTTCGTATATACGAGTCGGCTCATATGATATTGTCGTTCCCTGTTTCGTCGTTCGTCGAACTATGCGGTCGTTGGAAGCAGTGTCGCCCACAAATGGACGACCCGGCCGGAGTCGTATCACAGAATTTCGAGACGACTGCCCTTCAGCCGTGAGGTGAGGTCAATCGAACTCGATTTCCTGTTCGACGACGCGAATCGCGTAATTGTCGCCGGCCCCATCCGCTTTCACACTCACGACTTTGGGCTCGGGTGGATCCTCGACGATGGCATTGCCGATATCCTCCGCGAAGATGTCCTCGAGTTCCTCCGCGTTATCGGCGTGGTGGTATTCTCCGCCGGTGGCGTCAGCCACGTCCTCGAGCAAATCTTCGTCGACGTGGTCTCCGAGACCGACCGTGTAGATGGTGACATTCTTGTCGTTGGCGTCGTTTTGGGCCAGATCCATTGTTTGTTCGTCGAGTTCGTCGGAGTCACAGAACCATCCACAGTCGTTCTCCCCGTCGCTCAGGAGAATCATAGTTCGATCGCGGTCGGGGTCGTCCCCGTCGTCGTACTCGTCGAGCGCCAGTTCCATTCCGGCGGACATATCCGTTCCGCCATCCTCCCGGGCGACAACGCTCTGGTTCACCGACGTCAGGTCGCCACTCAATTCATGAAGCTGGTTCCCGCCCGTATTGAATTCGAACACGCCCGCTTTGTCCCCGTACTCGGAGTTGTCGAGTAATCCGATGAAATCCTTGGTCGCGTCGACGCGGATACCGTCTGGGTCGTTCCAGTCCATCGAGCCGGAGCGGTCGAGGACGAACGTGACGTCGATCGGATCCCTGGTTCCACCTCCGATCTTGAATTCGATATCCTCCTCGATCGGGATGTCGGTCCGAAGCGACTCGTCGAAGTGGACGTCGACGCCGTCTCCGATCTTGTCGTACTTTCCGCCGACGATCGCACCGTACACCTCGGTACCGTCGTCGATCTCGAGGTCGTCGCTACCGGGTGCGTACACGACGCCGCCGAACTCCCCGCCAACCGACCCGCCAGTCGAGTCGGTACCGTAGATCCACAGTGCAGAGGCGCGGTCGTTTGGAACCTCGACGTCCTTGACGTCGATATCCTCGTCGACGTAGAAGTGGGCCTGTCCGTCTCCGGTGACGGTGACGTCCGTGAGATTGAGGTCTCCGTCGACGGCAACATGAACGTCACCGTCCGACGTATTGATCGTCCCTCCATCGAGTTTGTACAGACCGTCCTTGTAGTACATGCCGTTCTTGACCGTCCCTGTTCCGGGCGCGCTTTCGTTCTCGAGATATTCGTGGGCTTGCTCGATCTCGTCATTGATGGGAGCGATCGAGTCGAAGGTCACGTTCCCCTCGTTGACGTGGACGTCACTGGATCCTGGAGTACCGGACGGTTCCTTCTCCACATCTGCAAACGCGAGCGGCGGCGTCACGTTCGCGCCAGGCAACACCTGCAATTCGTCGTTGACGACGAGCCACCCTTCGATGTCGGCTTTCGGCCCGTTCCCATTCCCGTTTCCAGTCCCCTGAAGTTTGACTCTGTCGTCACTGTCGATGAGGAAGAAGTCACTCGTCTTGTTTTTGCTATCCGAACCCTCGTAGGTATCGTATCGACTGTCGTACCTGTCGATGGCTAGTTCTCGGTCGAACTGGGTGTTCCCCGTGGACGCCCCCTCGACGTACAGTCCGCCGTAAATCGTCGGCTCGAGGTCGACGTAGTCGGCGAACGGCCGGTCGGAGCCGAGCGGTGCCTCGACGCGCACGGTTCGATTATCCGGCTCGTGGTAGACGACCTTGTCGTGTCCCTCCGCGTCGAACTCCTCGCGCAGGAAGTCGTACCAGGCCTCGTGAAACGGCGTGTCTTCGACCTCGAGCGTGACGTTCGATGGGTAGCCAAAGTCGTCGTCCTGTATACACGACTGTAGCTCCGCTCCATCGTCGAAACTCGTTCCTCGAGCTATGTTCTCTCCCCCTGAAATCTCGCCACTAACGCTCGGCAGTGTGAGATCGAGCGAGTAGACCGTATTTTCTCCGTCCGTTCGCTCTACGTACCGTATGTCCGGGGACGAGAGCATCGTACTACTGTCGCCGGTTCGTTGCCAGCGCCCTCCAGCCTGATAGCCGATCAGATCCTCACCACCGTCGTACTGAAGCGTTCCTAGCGTCGTGTTTTGCGAACAGCGATCACCGAAACGGTTCGTGACTACGACCGAGAGGTTCCCTCCGTCGCGGATATCGTAGTCCTCTGCGTATCTGGAGTCGATCGCTATCGTGGTTTCTTCCTCCCCGCTGTGAATCATGGTCGACAGTTCCTTGTCGACCACCTGCAACGTCTGGTCCGCTTGCTCTCTCGTAGCCTGACCCTCGAGGGCGTCGATAAGTGACATCCCGGTGAGGGCAACCAGGGTCGCTCCAGCGAAGACCATGACGAACAAGAGTACCAGCCCAACCTGTGGGGAGAAGGCACGATCGTCCGAGAACCGCCCCGATAGTCCATTGGGGGACCGAGCCATATCATTGGATATTCGACTATATATGTATAAAAAACTACTGATGAATATATCTAAACTCGAGTACTAGATCTCGAGTATAAATACCCTTGTGAAATATGTAGTCCAGTAGTAGACTGCTCTACCCGAGGACATTCGATGGGATTCGATCATTGCCTGTCTCTCCCAGCCGGTGCTGATTCGCTGAATTACTGTAATCTCCTCGAGAATCCCGAGTGGGTTCGTCACGCCCATCGAGATGACCGCACGGCGAACCCGACTCGAAGGTCGTGGTCTACGTTTTGGCCTCGTTCAGCACGACTCCTGTTGTTCTTGGATATCCCTGTCGACGCTTGCGTCTTTGAGCTCGACGCTACCGATGCTCCTTGCGTCGCCAGCGTGCACCTTGGTCAGTTCGAAGTCAAACTCGAGTCGGAGCGTTTCGCTGCCGACCTCGACACCGGGTCCCGATCCACTCATCGTCGGCCCGGAACCCGACGTCCTGCTCGCCCTCGATGTCGCCGACGTTCTCGACCGTCGTCTCGAGCATGGTCCGTTTGCCCAGCGTGACCGACCCGTTGGTGACCGTCGGCATCGGCGGTGACCTCGTAGTCACCTTACGACAGGAGAAACGTCTCGCTCCCGTCGGTTCTTCGGCGATCTACATCGCGATCGTCCCTTCACTCTGGGCCACCTCGCCGGCGTTACCGCGAGCGTAGAGCGCGGTGTCGGTCGCGATCACGAGTGCGCCGCGACCACGATTTCGTCCCACGCAGATCCAGTTACGCGCATCGTATAGGCTCTGGGTCCCCGCGATACACGGCTCGAGGGGCTACAAGTTATTGTCGTTCGCGGTTTCGACGACCGTCGAACCTTCTGGACGTAACGGGGGCCGTCCCTGCCGCGTTCGATGCTTCGAACGTGTCCGGACGCGGCCGGGAGCGTCGCTACTCCGCATCGGCAGTCGGTCGGGCGCGAAAAGAGATCAGATCCCCGTTATTCGTCTTCCTCGACGACCTCCGGATCGCTCATCGCGCTCTGGAGGCTGTCCAGCCCGTTGATCCACTCGGTGACGAGGCCGTATTCGAGTTCTTCGGCCATCGTCATGTCGAGTTCCTCGCCGTCGACGATGAGCGTGCCCGCCTGGGCCGCGTAGCCGAGGGCGGCGTCCAGGTCCTCTTCGGCCTCGGCGTCCGCCGCGGCACCGATGTAGTCGTTGACGCTTCCTTCCTCGGCGGGGCCGTTCGCGACGTACTCCTCGGCGGCGAAGAAGACGCAGACGAGACTCGTCTGGACGCCGTCGACGAGCAGGCGTTTCTCCTCGTCGTCGACGTCGACGTCGTCCAAGACGATCTCGCGGACGTCGGTGATCTCTTCCAGGGCCTCCTCCTGGTCGAGTTCGCCGTCGTCGTAGGCGGCGACGATCTTTGCGATGGCGATCGCGGTGTCGTCCTGCAGGTTCAACAGCAGGCGCGCCGACGATTCGTCTTCCGGATCGATGTCTTCGTCGTTGATGCGGTCGATCCAGTTCTGCCAGCGTTCCTCCGAGTAGAACTCGGTCGGGGGATTGCTCATACAGCAACCTACACCGGCCGCTTGAAATGCCTTTCTCTACCTGTGCGATCCCGAAAACGTCGTGATCGATCGTCAGAGACGACGACGGACCCGATTCTCGTCGACTCGAGCCGTCAGGAGTGGCTACGCCAGCGTCGCCTCGGTGTCGATTCCGTAGACACGTTTCGGCGTCTCGACGTGGGCGTTTCGGACGGCCTCTTCGTACCCCTCCTCGAGTAACCACGAGACGCGCCGGGGGACGGTCTTCGGACCGAGCACTGCGCCGGGTCTGTCGGGGTCGTCGACGAAGTCGGTCTCCATCAGGAACGGCTCGCCGCGCTCGGCCGCCACCTCGAGGCGGTCCTTCTCGCTCATCACGCTCGGCGTCGGCCCCTCGAGGCGGCCGGCGGCGTAGTGTTTGACGACCCTGTGTGCCGGCAGTCCCGCGTCTTCGGCCCACGCCGCGACCTCGCGCAGATCTTCGCTCGCCTCGGTGTGGAGCTGGACGGCACACTCGAGGTCGGCCCCGCGTTCGAAGGCGCGGCGCATGACGTCGTTCGAGGCGGCCCAGACGTCGTCATCGACGTCGTAGTGTGGCCGTCCCGACTTCAGGCCGAGCGCCTCGCCGCGGTCGACGTACTCCGCGGCGACGTCGATCCCACTCTGCATGATCTCGCGGGCCTCCGCGGGCGCGTAGCCGCGCTCGTCGACCAGTCGCGAGACGAGACCGGGGTGGACGCCGAGAATCGCCCACGCACGTCCCCTGAGAAGTTTCGAAGCTTCCTCGACGACCTCGATCGTTCGCTCGAACACCGGCCGGAAGTCCTCGCCGTCGTCGGCCTCGACGCCGAGGTACCAGGAGGGTTTGTTGACGACGAGCAGGTGCGTGCCGCCGACGCGCGCGAAGTCTTTGACCGCCTCGAGCCCGCGGCCGTGGTCCGGATCGAGGTGGAGGTGATCGTCGAGCACCGGCGTTCCGAGGTCGTTTGCGTCCATACGTGACGATGCGACCGGACGGGTGGAAAACGCACCGGCTTCGATCGCGGACGGTCAGGAATCGAGCGTGATCGCGTCGTCGGCGGCGTTCCGGAGGGCGTCGGAGCGGCCGTACGAGCCGGGCGCGATCGCGACCGTCTTCACCCCGGCGGCGCCCGCGTGCTCGACCGCCGGCTTGAAGTCGGTGTCTCGCGAGGCGATCGCGAGCGTGTCGAGCGTCCCGTCGGTGACGAAGGCGGTCGCGTCGACGGCCAGTTTCACGTCGACGTCACCGCTCGTGACGACGACCTCGAACCCGCGTGCTTCGGCCGCCTGGATCAGTCCCGGCGTAGCGTGTTCGTCGAGGTAGAGCCGGATGACGCCCACGCGACCGAGGTCCATCGCGGCCTGCCTGACGTCGTCTAGGTCGACGTCGAACTCGTCGCGCAGGACGTTCGGCCCGTCGACGAAGAGACCGACGGTTTGCTCGTCGTCAGAACAGAGACGGGCGCGAACGGAATCGAACATGAGGCATCGTAATCAGGGTCCGAAAATAGGTGTGACGAAAGCCGCTGGGACGCCTCTTCGAGCGAGACGGCGGTCCTGGATTCGTTCCTGACCCGCTAGGTCACGCGCGCAGCGCGCTCCCGGGAACCGTCGCCGTCGCTGGCCGTCGTGGTCTCCTCGACGACGTAGCGCTGTCCGGCCATCGGCTCGAGGAGGCTGTCGACCGGGGCCCTGTCGTCTCGCAGGACGGGGACGTCGTCGGTCGGCGGCGGCGATTCGTAGGTGTCGATCTCGTCGCCGAGGTCGAGGCCGATCTCGCGCTGCCGGTTGCGCTCGTGCAGGTCCGACTCGGTGAGCCGGCGATCGTCTTTGGTCGCGACGAGTTCGATGTTCTGGACCACTCCCGGCGTCGCCGTCGAGAAGCTGTAGACCTGCGGGTAGACCTGCGCCATCGTCTTGTACTCGGCCCGGTAGAACTGCGACGCGGGGCCGCTGGGCGCGGAGATGACGTTCGCCACGAGCACGCCGTCGTCCGAGAGGCGGTCGCTGGTCAACTGCATGAACTCGACGGTCGTCATCTCGAAGGGGACCTTGTCGCGCTTGTACGCGTCGAGGACGATCACGTCGTAGGTCTCCTCTGTCTGCTCGAGGAACTGTCGCCCGTCGCCGTTGTGGACGTTCAACTGCGACGATTCTTCGACGCCGAAGTACTGTTCGGCCGCGTCGATCACCTCGGGGTCGATCTCGACGACGTCGACGGTCGCGTCGTACTCCTCGACGAAGCGTTTCGGCCCCGTGAATCCGCCGCCGCCGACGAACAGGACGCGATCGACGTCCTCGGTCATCAGGTACGGCATGTGGAAGTAGCGGGTATACTCGAAGACGTGTCGGTTCGGATCGTCGAGGTCCATCGCGCTGTGGCGCTGCCCGTCGAGGAGCAGCGTCCTGGTGTCGCCGCGGTCGACGACCTCGAGTTCCTGGTAGGGCGTCTGGGTCTGGTAGACGATCTCGCCGTTGACGGAGTAGCCCATCGACGGCGCGCCGACGGCACCGACGAGCAACAGCGCGACCACGGCGACGGCGACCGCTGGTTTTCGGGACGGCGAGGGCAACGTGATCGCGAGCGCGGTGGCGACAAGCAGGACGCCGAAGACGAGTCCGATCAACTCGACGCTCAGCGACGGGATGAGGACGAACGTCGTCCCGAACGCGCCGACGATGCTCCCGATCGTCCCGAGGGCGTAGACGTGCCCCGAGACCTGTCCGACGCCGCGCTTCTCGGAGAGTTCCGCCGCGTAGGGGCTGATGAACCCGAGCAGGTACGTCGGCGGCCCGAACAGGAGCGTGATCGCCGGCAGCGATGCGTAGCGTGCGGGCAGCGGATACACCGACATCGAGGACAGCAACAGGTCTCCCGCGAAGATCAGCGCCGCCACGTACGCCGCCGTCGCGAGCAACAGCAGGGCCATCCGCTCGTTCGTCGCACGGATCGCCGCGCGTTTCCCGCCGACGTAGTAGCCGAGGCTCAACGCGGC
Protein-coding sequences here:
- a CDS encoding vWA domain-containing protein — its product is MARSPNGLSGRFSDDRAFSPQVGLVLLFVMVFAGATLVALTGMSLIDALEGQATREQADQTLQVVDKELSTMIHSGEEETTIAIDSRYAEDYDIRDGGNLSVVVTNRFGDRCSQNTTLGTLQYDGGEDLIGYQAGGRWQRTGDSSTMLSSPDIRYVERTDGENTVYSLDLTLPSVSGEISGGENIARGTSFDDGAELQSCIQDDDFGYPSNVTLEVEDTPFHEAWYDFLREEFDAEGHDKVVYHEPDNRTVRVEAPLGSDRPFADYVDLEPTIYGGLYVEGASTGNTQFDRELAIDRYDSRYDTYEGSDSKNKTSDFFLIDSDDRVKLQGTGNGNGNGPKADIEGWLVVNDELQVLPGANVTPPLAFADVEKEPSGTPGSSDVHVNEGNVTFDSIAPINDEIEQAHEYLENESAPGTGTVKNGMYYKDGLYKLDGGTINTSDGDVHVAVDGDLNLTDVTVTGDGQAHFYVDEDIDVKDVEVPNDRASALWIYGTDSTGGSVGGEFGGVVYAPGSDDLEIDDGTEVYGAIVGGKYDKIGDGVDVHFDESLRTDIPIEEDIEFKIGGGTRDPIDVTFVLDRSGSMDWNDPDGIRVDATKDFIGLLDNSEYGDKAGVFEFNTGGNQLHELSGDLTSVNQSVVAREDGGTDMSAGMELALDEYDDGDDPDRDRTMILLSDGENDCGWFCDSDELDEQTMDLAQNDANDKNVTIYTVGLGDHVDEDLLEDVADATGGEYHHADNAEELEDIFAEDIGNAIVEDPPEPKVVSVKADGAGDNYAIRVVEQEIEFD
- a CDS encoding DUF2150 family protein — protein: MSNPPTEFYSEERWQNWIDRINDEDIDPEDESSARLLLNLQDDTAIAIAKIVAAYDDGELDQEEALEEITDVREIVLDDVDVDDEEKRLLVDGVQTSLVCVFFAAEEYVANGPAEEGSVNDYIGAAADAEAEEDLDAALGYAAQAGTLIVDGEELDMTMAEELEYGLVTEWINGLDSLQSAMSDPEVVEEDE
- a CDS encoding TatD family hydrolase; translated protein: MDANDLGTPVLDDHLHLDPDHGRGLEAVKDFARVGGTHLLVVNKPSWYLGVEADDGEDFRPVFERTIEVVEEASKLLRGRAWAILGVHPGLVSRLVDERGYAPAEAREIMQSGIDVAAEYVDRGEALGLKSGRPHYDVDDDVWAASNDVMRRAFERGADLECAVQLHTEASEDLREVAAWAEDAGLPAHRVVKHYAAGRLEGPTPSVMSEKDRLEVAAERGEPFLMETDFVDDPDRPGAVLGPKTVPRRVSWLLEEGYEEAVRNAHVETPKRVYGIDTEATLA
- a CDS encoding NYN domain-containing protein — translated: MFDSVRARLCSDDEQTVGLFVDGPNVLRDEFDVDLDDVRQAAMDLGRVGVIRLYLDEHATPGLIQAAEARGFEVVVTSGDVDVKLAVDATAFVTDGTLDTLAIASRDTDFKPAVEHAGAAGVKTVAIAPGSYGRSDALRNAADDAITLDS
- a CDS encoding spermidine synthase, translated to METLRERLPRRLTKPELAVFVSGVASMGLEILAGRIVAPEFGSSIYTWGSIIGVFLAALSLGYYVGGKRAAIRATNERMALLLLATAAYVAALIFAGDLLLSSMSVYPLPARYASLPAITLLFGPPTYLLGFISPYAAELSEKRGVGQVSGHVYALGTIGSIVGAFGTTFVLIPSLSVELIGLVFGVLLVATALAITLPSPSRKPAVAVAVVALLLVGAVGAPSMGYSVNGEIVYQTQTPYQELEVVDRGDTRTLLLDGQRHSAMDLDDPNRHVFEYTRYFHMPYLMTEDVDRVLFVGGGGFTGPKRFVEEYDATVDVVEIDPEVIDAAEQYFGVEESSQLNVHNGDGRQFLEQTEETYDVIVLDAYKRDKVPFEMTTVEFMQLTSDRLSDDGVLVANVISAPSGPASQFYRAEYKTMAQVYPQVYSFSTATPGVVQNIELVATKDDRRLTESDLHERNRQREIGLDLGDEIDTYESPPPTDDVPVLRDDRAPVDSLLEPMAGQRYVVEETTTASDGDGSRERAARVT